A region from the Sphingopyxis lindanitolerans genome encodes:
- a CDS encoding alpha/beta fold hydrolase, whose protein sequence is MSSAPDMVRPEIGKTFVADGIKTNYHDTGEGRPVLLVHGSGPGVTAWANWRLNMPEIAKEFRVIAPDMIGFGYSDSVGRITDKAIWTNQLVRLLDDLEIDQVSMVGNSFGGGVTLAFMIAHPDRVDRAVLMGAAGLEFPLTPALDFVWGYEPSREMMHESLKMLAWDQSRLTDDLIDSRYHASIRPGAHEPYHATFGGSDRQANIAMLSSREEDIAALPHEVLVLHGKADQVIPQEVSLRLGNLITHSDVRFFGECGHWVQIERMASFNRAVIEFFSHGLKF, encoded by the coding sequence ATGAGTTCGGCGCCCGACATGGTCCGGCCCGAAATCGGCAAGACATTCGTCGCTGACGGGATCAAAACCAACTATCATGACACCGGCGAGGGCAGGCCGGTCCTCCTCGTCCACGGTTCGGGCCCCGGGGTCACGGCATGGGCGAACTGGCGGCTTAATATGCCCGAGATTGCTAAGGAATTCCGGGTCATTGCTCCCGACATGATTGGCTTCGGCTACAGCGACTCGGTGGGTCGGATCACCGACAAGGCCATCTGGACCAATCAACTGGTCCGTCTTCTCGACGACCTGGAAATCGACCAGGTCTCGATGGTCGGAAATTCCTTCGGCGGCGGCGTGACGCTCGCCTTCATGATCGCCCATCCCGACAGGGTCGATCGTGCCGTTTTGATGGGAGCGGCTGGACTTGAATTCCCGCTCACGCCGGCGCTCGATTTCGTCTGGGGTTATGAGCCGTCCCGCGAAATGATGCATGAGTCGCTGAAGATGCTCGCATGGGACCAGAGCCGGCTGACCGACGATCTGATCGACTCCCGTTATCACGCGAGCATCCGCCCAGGAGCGCATGAGCCCTATCATGCGACGTTCGGCGGTTCCGACCGGCAGGCCAATATTGCTATGCTGTCGAGCCGCGAGGAAGATATCGCCGCGCTTCCCCATGAAGTGCTCGTCCTGCACGGCAAGGCCGACCAAGTCATTCCGCAAGAGGTGTCGCTGCGCCTCGGAAACCTGATCACACACTCAGACGTCCGCTTCTTTGGAGAGTGTGGCCATTGGGTACAGATCGAGCGGATGGCCAGTTTCAATCGCGCCGTGATCGAATTTTTCAGTCACGGCCTAAAATTTTAA
- the gstA gene encoding glutathione transferase GstA — MLLYYAPGLCSLAPHIALRRIGAAFDIEKVDMPTRRTEHGADFRSIKPSGKIPALLLDSGELLTETIAILLYVADLAPRAGLAPPAGTIARYTLTDSLSFIASELHKSFVPLFSKTAGPEIRAEAKRDVMHHLQALDLELTDKDYCFGDAFTVADAYLYCILGWPSRVEIGLAGFPALTRYRARMEEEPGVLEAVRAESLK; from the coding sequence ATGCTCCTTTACTATGCGCCTGGCCTTTGCTCGCTGGCACCGCACATCGCGCTGCGCCGGATAGGGGCAGCGTTCGATATTGAAAAAGTCGACATGCCCACGCGCAGAACCGAGCATGGGGCCGACTTCCGGTCGATAAAGCCTTCGGGAAAAATCCCTGCTCTCCTTCTGGATTCGGGCGAGCTTCTCACAGAGACGATAGCGATCCTTCTCTATGTTGCCGACTTGGCACCGCGCGCGGGGCTCGCCCCGCCGGCCGGAACAATCGCTCGCTACACGCTGACGGACAGCCTGAGCTTCATCGCCTCCGAGCTGCACAAGAGCTTCGTGCCGCTCTTCTCCAAAACCGCGGGGCCGGAGATCCGCGCTGAGGCAAAGCGGGACGTCATGCACCATCTCCAAGCGCTCGACCTGGAATTGACCGACAAGGATTATTGCTTCGGGGACGCCTTCACCGTGGCCGACGCCTATCTCTATTGCATCCTCGGGTGGCCCTCTCGAGTGGAGATCGGTCTCGCGGGCTTCCCCGCTTTGACGCGCTACCGCGCCCGCATGGAAGAGGAGCCCGGTGTCCTCGAAGCCGTGCGAGCCGAGAGCCTGAAGTGA
- a CDS encoding PdxA family dehydrogenase has product MVGEPAGIGPEVTVRAWASGRVHEVSVPLLVGSAASVERALDLTKVSARLRVMRSLEPLSDDPAVIDILDTGALDDRALPFAKDTLESGIATAKWLAELDALARDGVFAGTVMGPISTGSLKLAGKLDMVISPTPGESYLLLLTGPLRVAHLTDHMSIRAVCDLITPELIDTALQQIDAALRSWGVANPRIVVAGLNPHAIGDEEDRAIGPGVARARARGINVDGPSAPDTVFRQCIEGRYDLVLAMFHDQGHIAVKTWGFSGNCVIMMGPPYLHMSVAHGTAYDIVGTGKADPSMMLSAMRTCGVLTAGKGFSEVDR; this is encoded by the coding sequence ATGGTCGGCGAGCCGGCAGGCATCGGACCCGAGGTTACCGTTCGCGCCTGGGCGTCAGGCCGCGTGCATGAGGTGTCGGTTCCCCTATTAGTGGGGTCGGCGGCCTCGGTCGAACGAGCGCTTGACCTGACTAAAGTGTCGGCCCGCCTGCGTGTCATGCGTTCGCTCGAGCCGCTCAGCGACGACCCGGCAGTCATCGATATCCTGGATACAGGTGCGCTGGACGACCGCGCGCTCCCCTTCGCGAAAGATACGCTCGAATCGGGCATTGCGACCGCCAAATGGCTAGCCGAACTCGATGCGCTCGCGCGCGACGGGGTCTTCGCCGGCACAGTGATGGGTCCGATCAGCACCGGATCGCTTAAACTGGCGGGAAAGCTGGATATGGTGATCAGCCCGACGCCGGGCGAGAGTTATCTGCTCCTCCTCACCGGACCGCTCCGTGTCGCCCACCTCACCGATCATATGTCGATTCGGGCGGTCTGCGACCTCATCACGCCCGAGTTGATCGATACCGCCCTACAGCAAATCGACGCGGCGCTTCGAAGCTGGGGCGTCGCCAACCCCAGGATCGTGGTCGCGGGTCTCAATCCTCATGCCATCGGCGATGAGGAAGATCGTGCCATCGGTCCAGGAGTCGCGCGCGCGCGCGCGCGCGGCATCAATGTCGATGGACCATCCGCGCCCGATACCGTCTTTCGCCAATGTATCGAAGGCCGATACGATCTCGTGCTAGCGATGTTTCACGACCAAGGCCACATAGCCGTCAAGACATGGGGATTCTCGGGAAACTGCGTGATCATGATGGGGCCGCCCTATCTCCATATGTCGGTCGCACACGGCACGGCATATGACATTGTGGGAACGGGCAAAGCCGATCCATCGATGATGCTGAGTGCCATGCGGACTTGTGGGGTGCTGACCGCGGGAAAGGGCTTTTCCGAGGTTGATCGCTGA
- a CDS encoding aromatic-ring-hydroxylating dioxygenase subunit beta — translation MSSEVAQWTAIQRFLGREAAALDAKDWDSWIDLYHPDAEYWVPAWDDSGRLTEDPRREISLIYYPTRAGLEDRVYRIRTGRSSASSPAPRTSHIFSLLAVDHEDDIIRARTNWSVTSVLEDRPTVYSGSAIYDLEPMGDAFVIKRKYTVVINDLAQTMLDVYSI, via the coding sequence ATGAGCAGCGAAGTTGCGCAATGGACCGCGATCCAGCGATTTCTCGGGCGCGAAGCGGCCGCTCTCGATGCCAAGGATTGGGATAGCTGGATCGATCTATATCATCCCGATGCCGAATATTGGGTCCCCGCGTGGGATGACAGCGGCCGATTGACCGAGGACCCAAGGCGCGAGATTTCGCTGATCTATTATCCGACCCGGGCAGGGCTCGAGGACCGCGTCTATCGCATTCGGACGGGCCGGTCGTCGGCCAGTTCGCCGGCCCCGCGCACTTCCCATATCTTTAGCCTGCTCGCGGTCGACCATGAGGACGACATCATTCGGGCGCGGACGAATTGGTCGGTGACCTCGGTCTTGGAGGATCGGCCGACCGTCTACAGTGGGTCGGCCATTTACGATCTCGAACCGATGGGCGACGCCTTTGTGATAAAACGCAAATATACCGTCGTCATCAACGACCTCGCGCAGACGATGCTCGATGTCTACAGCATTTGA
- a CDS encoding Rieske 2Fe-2S domain-containing protein produces the protein MLQPDGNGAAVAELESLRSRIDAWLVKDEGSGRFQIDREAFTDADVFALELKYIFERNWVFIAHESQVAKPNDFLTTFIGRQPVILTRDRAGELHCLINACAHRGARVCREKSGNRRNFTCPFHGWTYNPAGQLLDVTDEAGGGYAPGFKREDYGLEHVARIEIYRGFIFASLNPEVVPLQDYLAGAKTFIDLMVDQSVEEKLEVLPGATRYRYRGNWKLQVENGLDGYHIGTVHANYFMTVARRVDGTSKNDTRAFDFGRWAQLEGGSFSFDNGHCVLWNDYANYQDRPNYEILDWLKRERGEERATWMNGRIRNLELFPNVFLMDQTSTQIRIIRPISVDETEVTTYCIAPVGESDDARALRIRQYEDFFNASGMATPDDLTEFNNCQVGFGGGAGRMNDMSRGSTRWVQGVSSHGEALGVDAILSGTAVADEGLYVAIHDEWILRMRGAIASEEAERALPAKPEMAK, from the coding sequence ATGTTGCAACCTGACGGAAACGGCGCAGCCGTGGCAGAGCTTGAATCACTGCGTTCGCGTATCGATGCATGGCTCGTAAAAGACGAGGGAAGCGGCCGCTTTCAGATCGACCGGGAGGCCTTTACCGACGCGGACGTGTTCGCTCTCGAGCTGAAATATATCTTCGAGCGCAACTGGGTCTTCATTGCGCACGAGAGCCAAGTCGCAAAGCCGAACGACTTTCTCACGACTTTTATCGGCCGCCAGCCCGTCATCCTGACCCGCGACCGGGCCGGGGAATTGCATTGTCTGATCAATGCCTGCGCGCACCGCGGCGCGCGCGTTTGCCGCGAGAAGAGCGGAAACCGCCGCAACTTCACCTGCCCCTTCCACGGTTGGACCTATAATCCCGCGGGCCAACTCCTCGACGTGACAGATGAGGCTGGGGGTGGCTACGCGCCGGGCTTCAAGCGGGAAGACTATGGTCTAGAACATGTTGCGCGCATCGAGATTTACCGGGGCTTCATTTTCGCCAGTCTCAACCCCGAGGTCGTTCCTCTTCAGGACTATCTCGCGGGCGCGAAGACATTCATCGATCTCATGGTTGACCAGTCGGTCGAAGAGAAGCTCGAAGTACTTCCAGGCGCTACGCGCTACCGCTATCGAGGGAACTGGAAGCTGCAGGTCGAAAATGGCCTCGACGGCTATCATATCGGCACGGTGCACGCGAATTACTTCATGACGGTCGCACGCCGGGTCGACGGGACATCGAAGAACGATACCAGGGCGTTCGATTTCGGTCGCTGGGCTCAGCTCGAGGGCGGCTCTTTCTCCTTCGACAACGGCCATTGCGTGCTCTGGAATGACTATGCAAACTATCAGGACCGGCCGAATTACGAAATCCTGGACTGGTTGAAGCGCGAGCGCGGCGAAGAGCGCGCTACCTGGATGAACGGCCGGATACGCAATCTGGAGCTGTTCCCTAACGTCTTCCTCATGGACCAGACGAGCACCCAGATCCGTATCATCCGGCCCATCTCGGTGGATGAGACCGAGGTGACAACCTACTGCATAGCTCCGGTGGGTGAGAGTGACGACGCCCGCGCCTTGCGCATCCGCCAGTATGAAGATTTCTTCAATGCAAGCGGCATGGCTACGCCGGACGACCTGACCGAGTTCAACAATTGTCAGGTCGGTTTCGGTGGCGGGGCTGGCCGGATGAACGACATGTCGCGGGGATCGACACGGTGGGTGCAAGGCGTCAGCAGCCACGGCGAAGCCCTGGGCGTCGACGCCATCCTTAGCGGCACGGCGGTGGCCGACGAAGGGCTCTACGTCGCGATCCACGACGAATGGATATTGCGCATGCGCGGAGCCATTGCGAGCGAAGAGGCCGAGCGCGCGTTACCCGCGAAGCCGGAGATGGCGAAATGA
- the bphC gene encoding biphenyl-2,3-diol 1,2-dioxygenase, with translation MAGVTELGYLGLSVSDLDAWQSFACGVGGMEYVDEGEGDRAYLRMDKWHHRITLHADGGDDLAYLGWRVAGPVEFDEIVEKLTVQNIEVEIASDEAARERRVLGLAKLKDPGGNPTEIFFGPQVDNYRPFHPGRPMFGRFVTGAEGIGHCILRQDDVAAAVRFYQLLGLRGSVEYHLALPNGEVAAPYFMHCNDRQHSVAFGLGPMDKRINHLMLEYSELDDLGLAHDSVREREIDVALQLGKHANDEALTFYCANPSGWLWEFGWGAKKAGPQQEHYLRDLFGHGNEAEGYGMDIPLG, from the coding sequence ATGGCGGGCGTGACCGAGCTGGGTTATCTAGGCTTGTCGGTATCTGATCTGGATGCATGGCAGAGCTTCGCATGCGGCGTCGGCGGCATGGAATATGTCGATGAAGGCGAAGGCGACCGCGCGTATCTGCGAATGGACAAATGGCATCACCGCATCACGCTGCATGCTGATGGCGGTGACGATCTTGCCTATCTTGGCTGGCGCGTTGCGGGTCCGGTAGAGTTCGACGAAATTGTCGAGAAGCTGACAGTCCAGAATATCGAAGTCGAAATAGCGAGCGACGAAGCGGCGCGCGAGCGCCGGGTCCTCGGCTTGGCCAAGCTCAAGGATCCGGGCGGTAATCCCACCGAAATCTTCTTCGGCCCCCAGGTCGACAATTACCGCCCGTTTCATCCCGGCCGCCCGATGTTCGGTCGTTTCGTTACCGGTGCCGAAGGGATCGGCCATTGCATCCTGCGTCAGGATGACGTCGCCGCGGCGGTTCGCTTCTATCAGCTGCTCGGGCTGCGGGGCTCGGTCGAGTACCACCTCGCTTTGCCGAACGGTGAGGTCGCCGCCCCCTATTTCATGCATTGCAACGACCGGCAACATTCCGTGGCTTTCGGCCTCGGTCCGATGGACAAGCGGATCAACCATTTGATGCTCGAGTACAGCGAGCTCGATGATCTCGGCCTTGCCCACGACTCGGTGCGCGAACGAGAGATCGATGTCGCACTCCAGCTCGGAAAGCACGCGAACGACGAAGCGCTGACATTCTACTGCGCAAATCCGTCGGGGTGGCTGTGGGAATTTGGCTGGGGAGCGAAAAAGGCGGGTCCGCAGCAGGAACATTATCTGCGCGACCTCTTCGGCCATGGAAATGAAGCCGAGGGTTACGGAATGGACATCCCCCTCGGCTGA